In bacterium, the DNA window GCAGAGATCGCATCCAGCCTGGCGCAGGGCGCTGTGCCGCTGTTTTTAGGCAAGCGGAGGCTGCGCAGCGAGACAGCCGCTTTGGTCGCTGCGGCCAGAGTCCTGGCTGCAGCCGGACGCTTTGGAGAATAGAGTTCTGTCAGAAAATAGAGAAAGCAATACTAGAAAGGAACGAGCCATGAAAACAAGGATCGTTGCGGATCCGGTGCGGTTTCTCCGCATGACGACTGAAGAGATACGGAACACTTTTCTGCTGGATTCGTTGTTTAAGCCTGATGTCATTGAGATGGTTTATTGCGATGTGGATCGGGCCATCGTCGGTTCTGCTGTACCTACGGCCAAACCGTTGGCCTTGGAAGCAGCAAGCGAACTGCGCGCTGATTTTTTTACCCAGCGCCGTGAACTCGGTGTGCTCAACACCGGCGCCGCCGGTCAGGTGAAAGTGGACGGCAAGGTGTATCGAATGAACAATCGCGACGGTTTGTATATCGGCCGCGGCAGCCGTGAGATCATCTTCAGCAGCGATGATCCCGTCAGCCCGGCCTATTTCTATCTACTCAGCTATCCGGCCCATCGCGAGTTCCCGACCATGCAGGCCGCCAAGAAGGATGCTGCGGCCACCCACCTGGGATCCGCTGAACAGTGCAATCAACGTACGATTTATAAATACATTCATCCGGACGGCATTCGCAGCTGTCAGCTGGTCATGGGTTTCACTGAATTGGCCGCCGGTTCGGTCTGGAACACCATGCCGCCGCACACTCACGACCGCCGCATGGAGGTCTATCTCTATTTTGACGTGGATGATGCCAGCCGGGTCTTTCACCTCATGGGGCAGCCGGAGGAGACGCGGCACATTGTGGTGGCCAACCGCCAGGTGGTCATTTCACCGAGTTGGTCTATTCACTCCGGCGTCGGCACCAGGGCCTATACCTTTTGCTGGGGCATGGGCGGCGAGAACCAGGTGTTCGATGATATGGATGGATTGACGATCGATCAGCTCAAGTGACCGCCGGAGTCTGCTTAGGCTGCTGCAGGTTCGTTGGTACGCATGCATTGAGCAGCCGGGTTGGCTCCACGCGATCCTGGCTGCAGAGGGGTTAAGCCTTTGCCGTCTTTTATGTACAAACCGGGTCGGCGTCGGCTGAAGTGACAACACATAGGAGCAGGTATGATTCTTGATCAATTTAAATTGGATGGAAAAACGGCGATTGTCACCGGCGGGGCGCGCGGCCTCGGCCGCGGCATGGCCGAGGGTCTGGCGCAGGCCGGCGCGGATGTGGTGCTGGTGGATGTGCTGGACATGAGTGAAGCGCAGAAAACCATCAGCGGATGGGGACGCCGGTGCGCCACCCTGACTGCTGATCTCAGCCGCCATGAATCCGCGGATCAGGTGGTGGCTTTTACCCAAGAGAAAATGGGCGGCATCGATATTCTGGTGAACAACGCCGGCATCATCCGTCGCGCCCCCTTGCTGGAATTTTCCGTGAAAGACTGGGACGACGTGATGAACATCAACATCCGCACGCTTTTCTTTCTCAGCCAGGCCGTTGCGCGGGTGATGGTG includes these proteins:
- a CDS encoding 16S rRNA (uracil(1498)-N(3))-methyltransferase — encoded protein: AEIASSLAQGAVPLFLGKRRLRSETAALVAAARVLAAAGRFGE
- the kduI gene encoding 5-dehydro-4-deoxy-D-glucuronate isomerase, coding for MKTRIVADPVRFLRMTTEEIRNTFLLDSLFKPDVIEMVYCDVDRAIVGSAVPTAKPLALEAASELRADFFTQRRELGVLNTGAAGQVKVDGKVYRMNNRDGLYIGRGSREIIFSSDDPVSPAYFYLLSYPAHREFPTMQAAKKDAAATHLGSAEQCNQRTIYKYIHPDGIRSCQLVMGFTELAAGSVWNTMPPHTHDRRMEVYLYFDVDDASRVFHLMGQPEETRHIVVANRQVVISPSWSIHSGVGTRAYTFCWGMGGENQVFDDMDGLTIDQLK
- the kduD gene encoding 2-dehydro-3-deoxy-D-gluconate 5-dehydrogenase KduD; this translates as MILDQFKLDGKTAIVTGGARGLGRGMAEGLAQAGADVVLVDVLDMSEAQKTISGWGRRCATLTADLSRHESADQVVAFTQEKMGGIDILVNNAGIIRRAPLLEFSVKDWDDVMNINIRTLFFLSQAVARVMVGQGRGGKIVNVASMLSFQGGIRVPSYTSSKSAVMGLTRLMANELAPHHINVNAVAPGYMATDNTAPLRQDSQRSSEILARIPAQRWGTPEDLQGAVVFLSSSASDYVNGYTLAVDGGWLSR